In Macrobrachium rosenbergii isolate ZJJX-2024 chromosome 16, ASM4041242v1, whole genome shotgun sequence, a single genomic region encodes these proteins:
- the LOC136847339 gene encoding villin-1-like isoform X2, whose product MGEFVRDHCFNIIPKNSTCFIIWRVEDLQLVPLKREDYGKFHKGDSYLVLSMGEFNKPAGVDDTPHPPKGALDTHIHFWLGSETSTDEAGVAAIKTVELDDMLGGGPVQHRETEGNESKRFLAYFKNGIRLLSGGVASGLKKVTDDFEPSLYHIKGKRTTTITELPKIAWELMNDGDVYVLDTKAIIYVWTGRCSNNMEKIQGAKFAATLKQEHGGATIVVIEDGQESLLQNDERNGFEKHLPLMKKNTIPAHEAPKDETVARRVSEEIKLYKCSDESGTLKVIEVKNGPLSQSDLHSEDSFIIDNGQCGIWVWVGKKANKKEREEALRNAQGFVSKKGYPASTQVSRIVDNGEPPEFKSLFKDWKDKDASIGFGRQTSTSKVAHTVQTKFDASTLHSTPALAAKTQMVDDGKGEKEVWRVKNFELIPVPDHEYGQFFMGDCYIILYAYLEGSKEHYLLYYWIGNDASQDEAGTAALKAVELDDKLQGRAVQIRVTQEKEPPHFMAIFGGKMVVFKGGYASSFDGEGNRDEGKKSSYMLQVRGTTSHNTKANEVDMRAGCLNSNDCFIVVTPQISYVWCGKGSTGDEREMAKTLATGKGETVTVSEGHEKEDFWTVLGGKESYASSAKLKEDSPSHAPRLFQCSNASGVFKAEEIINFSQSDLIDDDVMLLDTWDTIFLWIGHNSNKAEQRQAETLALEYLRTDPAGRGSGTPIVKLKQGFEPPNFTGFFGIWDNDRWNNDMTYADICERLQEISPGSTVLVTSTAGGSSGRRTYPVSVLREKDPEKLPQEVDPTRKEEYLSDPDFKTVFGVDREDYDSIPQWKRNNLKKKAGLF is encoded by the exons CCTCACCCACCCAAGGGCGCTCTGGACACCCACATCCACTTCTGGCTGGGGTCCGAGACGAGCACGGATGAAGCCGGGGTGGCAGCCATCAAGACGGTTGAGCTGGATGACATGCTAGGTGGGGGTCCCGTCCAGCACAGGGAGACGGAGGGGaacgaaagcaagagattcctgGCCTACTTCAAGAACGGGATCAG GCTGCTGTCCGGAGGGGTAGCCAGTGGCTTGAAGAAAGTGACAGACGATTTCGAACCGTCCCTCTACCACATCAAGGGCAAGAGGACCACCACCATCACCGAACTGccgaag ATCGCCTGGGAGCTCATGAATGATGGAGATGTTTACGTTCTGGACACGAAGGCGATCATCTACGTCTGGACTGGGAGGTGTAGCAACAACATGGAGAAGATTCAGGGAGCCAAG TTCGCGGCGACCCTGAAACAGGAACACGGGGGCGCGACCATCGTGGTGATCGAGGACGGGCAGGAGAGCCTCCTGCAGAACGACGAGAGGAACGGCTTCGAGAAACACCTCCCCCTAATGAAGAAGAATACGATCCCCGCTCACGAGGCCCCCAAGGACGAGACTGTG GCCAGGCGAGTCTCCGAGGAAATCAAACTCTACAAGTGTTCTGACGAGAGCGGTACCCTCAAGGTCATCGAGGTCAAAAACGGCCCCCTGTCCCAGTCTGACCTGCATTCtgag gaCTCCTTCATCATAGACAACGGGCAGTGTGGCATCTGGGTATGGGTAGGAAAGAAGGCCAACaagaaggagagggaagaagCCCTCAGGAATGCCCAGGGCTTCGTCTCGAAGAAAGGATACCCTGCCAG CACCCAAGTCTCCAGGATAGTTGACAACGGCGAACCTCCAGAATTCAAGAGTCTGTTCAAGGATTGGAAGGACAAGGACGCCAGCATAGGATTCGGACGCCAGACTTCCA CCAGCAAAGTAGCCCATACAGTACAGACGAAGTTCGACGCGTCGACTCTGCATTCCACCCCCGCATTGGCAGCCAAGACTCAGATGGTGGACGATGGCAAAGGAGAGAAGGAAGTGTGGAG GGTGAAGAACTTCGAACTGATTCCAGTCCCTGACCACGAATACGGACAATTCTTCATGGGCGATTGCTACATCATATTGTACGCGTACTTGGAAGGCTCAAAGGAACACTATCTTTTGTATTACTGGATC GGCAACGATGCCAGCCAAGACGAAGCAGGGACAGCTGCTCTCAAAGCGGTTGAACTGGACGACAAGTTGCAGGGTCGCGCCGTGCAGATCAGAGTAACTCAGGAGAAGGAGCCTCCTCATTTCATGGCCATTTTTGGCGGTAAAATGGTGGTCTTCAAAGGCGGTTATGCATCATCATTTGACG gcGAAGGTAACAGAGACGAGGGCAAGAAATCGTCATATATGCTGCAAGTACGAGGAACCACAAGCCATAACACCAAAGCTAACGAG GTCGACATGAGAGCGGGCTGCCTGAACTCCAACGACTGTTTCATCGTGGTCACTCCCCAAATCAGCTACGTCTGGTGCGGAAAAGGGTCCACgggagacgagagagagatgGCCAAGACGCTAGCGACGGGCAAGGGCGAGACAGTGACCGTCTCCGAAG GCCACGAAAAAGAAGACTTCTGGACGGTCCTCGGAGGCAAGGAGTCCTACGCCAGCTCGGCCAAGCTGAAGGAGGATTCCCCATCCCACGCCCCTAGACTCTTCCAGTGTTCCAACGCCTCGGGCGTCTTCAAAG CCGAGGAAATCATCAACTTCAGCCAGAGCGACCTGATCGACGATGACGTCATGCTACTCGACACCTGGGACACCATCTTCCTCTGGATTGGACACAACTCCAACAAG GCAGAACAGAGACAGGCAGAGACTCTGGCCCTGGAGTACCTTCGGACCGACCCAGCCGGCAGAGGAAGCGGGACGCCTATCGTCAAGCTGAAACAAGGGTTCGAACCTCCCAATTTCACTGGGTTCTTTGGCATCTGGGACAACGACCGTTGGAAT aaCGACATGACCTACGCTGACATCTGTGAGCGGCTACAGGAAATTTCTCCTGGCTCCACAGTCCTAGTGACGTCCACAGCAGGAGGCAGCTCCGGCAGAAGAACGTACCCAGTTTCTGTCCTGCGAGAGAAGGACCCCGAGAAACTGCCCCAGGAAGTCGATCCTACGCGTAAGGAG GAATACCTCAGCGACCCAGACTTCAAAACTGTATTCGGTGTCGACAGGGAGGACTACGACTCCATTCCACAGTGGAAAAGGAACAACCTCAAGAAGAAGGCTGGACTGTTTTAG